TCAAAATACCAAGCAACGGCTAAAGCAATCGTTGATGCAGTAGGCGGTGCAGATAATGTTAAGAGCGTTATTTACTGTTTTACAAGGTTGCGCTTTACTTTAAAAGACGACAGCATTCCTAATGACGATGAAGTTAGTCAAATAAATGGAGTCTTAGACGTAGCCCGTGCTAATAACCAATACCAAGTTGTGATTGGGCAAACTGTTGACGATGTTTATGACGAAGTGATTAAGCTGCTAGGGCCAGATTTTGCGGTCCAAGAGCAAACCGGCACCGTTGACAATTCGGCTGCTAAACAAAACTTGAGTTTTGGCGGCAAAATCAAGAATGCTTTCTTCCAATTAATCGGGGTTATTACGGGATCAATGATGCCGGTAATTGGGTTGTTAGCTGCCAGTGGTATGTTAAAAGGTATTCTTAATATCTTAACCAATTTTTGCCACATGTCGACGAATTCGCCAACATATACCATTATTAATGCGATGGGGGATGCAGCCTTTTACTTTTTGCCTTTAATCGTTGGCTTTACTGCAGCCCAAAAATTAGGTTCTAACCCGGTTATTGTTGCTATTATTGGTGGTTTCCTAATTTATCCTGATTTAGTAAAAATTTATGCCAGTGGCAAGTTTAGTTATTTCCTTGCTGGTGTAGGGATTAATGCCAATTTCTTCGGTATCCCAATTCATATTCCGCAATACACCTATTCAATCTTTCCGATGATTTTTGCGGCTTGGATGGCTGCCAAAATTGAACCGTGGATTAAAAAATGGATGCCAGTTACATTACGGCAGATTTTTACCCCGTTGGTTGAAATTTTCTTAGTCGGGATGACGGTTTTAATTATCGTCGGGCCAGTGATTTCCTTTATTTCTGAAGGAATTGCAACAGTTCTGCAATGGTTATTAACTGTTAACACCGCATTGTCTGGTTTGATTATTGGTGCGTTCTACCAAGTTCTGGTTATCTTTGGTCTGCATTGGGCGGTCATCCCAATTATTGCCAATGATATTGCATCTACCGGACACAGTGTTTTGAATGGAATCGTTTCGGTAACGATGATTGTGCAAGGTGCTGGTGCCTTAGCCGTTTGGTTCAAGACTAAGCATAATCCTGAATTAAAAGGTTTATCACTTAGTGCAGCTATTTCAGCAGCAGTTGGTATCACTGAACCAGCGATGTATGGGGTCAACTTAAAATATGGTCGCGTCTTTATTACTTCCAGCATTGGAGCAGCGATCGGTGGTTTA
This genomic window from Lactobacillus panisapium contains:
- a CDS encoding glucose PTS transporter subunit IIA, whose protein sequence is MNKKIKLLAPTAGEVINLSDVSDPVFAQKTLGEGFALKPSSGEIVSPVSGQVVMVAETKHAISFKTAEGMEILIHLGIDTVELDGKPFTISVKANDQVKAGQSLGKMDLDAISAAGKENTVIVAVTNTATVLADIELKKGQVAAGDCAAVVTLKEAKQATKNSKESKYQATAKAIVDAVGGADNVKSVIYCFTRLRFTLKDDSIPNDDEVSQINGVLDVARANNQYQVVIGQTVDDVYDEVIKLLGPDFAVQEQTGTVDNSAAKQNLSFGGKIKNAFFQLIGVITGSMMPVIGLLAASGMLKGILNILTNFCHMSTNSPTYTIINAMGDAAFYFLPLIVGFTAAQKLGSNPVIVAIIGGFLIYPDLVKIYASGKFSYFLAGVGINANFFGIPIHIPQYTYSIFPMIFAAWMAAKIEPWIKKWMPVTLRQIFTPLVEIFLVGMTVLIIVGPVISFISEGIATVLQWLLTVNTALSGLIIGAFYQVLVIFGLHWAVIPIIANDIASTGHSVLNGIVSVTMIVQGAGALAVWFKTKHNPELKGLSLSAAISAAVGITEPAMYGVNLKYGRVFITSSIGAAIGGLVNGLLKVDMYGFTGSLIGFPSFVAKAGQGNPNNLLNFWIASIVTIIAAFLLTYFFGYQEGDATSPKQAPKKKNLADL